Proteins from one Cryptomeria japonica chromosome 4, Sugi_1.0, whole genome shotgun sequence genomic window:
- the LOC131064549 gene encoding pentatricopeptide repeat-containing protein At3g02330, mitochondrial isoform X1, translating to MYRALCKEGCLKETLHILPIYIAKDALWDSKLIHSFIAAREFSVVTRIIFQNKLINMYATCGSLVDSRKVFDHMTERDTSSWNVIIAALRKYGFSEETLTLFHQMQRTGLQPDQFTFASILPACAKMGTLEEGMEIHQSITRSGFSSDVIVGNALLDMYVKCRSLHKAHKLFDTMPQRNVVSWTVMIVGHAQNGLLDEALSLFKEIPQQDVVSWTAMISGYAQNGLAEKALENYKQMQLADVKPNSATFVSILSACAKMGALEQGMDIHRSIRQSGLSSNVEVGNALLDMYVKCGSMQRAYELFDTMPQRNVVSWTAMISGCAQNGLFEMALETFKNMQLAGVNPDAATFASVFPACAKMEYLEQGIEFHQRVMKCGFLSNVVVGNALINMYAKCGSIQKARKFFDTMSQQDVVSFNGMIAGYAQNGHFEKALELFRQMPQTGVQPDRLTFVNILLACGKMGYLELGIDIHQSINRRGYSSDVGVGYALIDMYAKCNSIQRARELFDTMPERDVVSWTTMIAGYAKNGVLEEALQLLKEMPQQDAISWNAIIARYAQDGLVEKALEIFKQMKLAGVTPNAATFVSILSACTKTGALEQGMDIHKSIRKIGLCSNVLVGSSLIDMYAKCGNIRKARELFDAMPQQDVVSWTAMIAGYGMHGYGEDAIELFELMKLSRTYPDHVSFVCVLFACSHIGLVNKGCKYFNEMNDSYCIMPSVDHYIT from the exons ATGTACAGAGCTCTCTGTAAAGAGGGTTGTTTGAAGGAGACACTGCATATTCTGCCTATCTACATCGCAAAAGATGCGCTTTGGGACAGTAAGCTCATCCATTCTTTCATTGCTGCGAGGGAATTTTCGGTTGTTACAAGAAtcatttttcaaaataaacttatcaatatGTACGCCACTTGCGGAAGCTTAGTGGACTCTCGTAAAGTTTTTGACCACATGACAGAACGAGACACCTCGTCATGGAATGTGATAATCGCCGCTTTGCGAAAATATGGGTTTTCTGAAGAGACATTGACATTGTTTCACCAAATGCAAAGGACAGGTTTACAACctgatcaattcacctttgctagcattctcccagcttgtgccaaaatggggaCTTTGGAGGAGGGTATGGAAATACATCAAAGCATAACCAGAAGTGGGTTTTCCTCGGATGTTATAGTTGGGAATGCCCTACTAGACATGTATGTAAAATGTAGAAGCTTACATAAGGCACACAAACTATTTGACACAATGCCTCAACGGAACGTGGTCTCGTGGACTGTGATGATTGTAGGACATGCACAAAATGGTCTTCTAGATGAGGCTTTAAGCCttttcaaagaaatacctcaacaagatgttgtctcatggactgcgatGATTTCAGGGTACGCCCAAAATGGGCTTGCTGAAAAAGCCTTGGAAAATtataagcaaatgcaattggcagatgTCAAGCCAAACTCGGCAACCTTTGTTAGCATCCTCtcagcttgtgccaaaatgggagctttggaacaaggtatggacatccatcgtaGCATAAGGCAGAGTGGATTATCATCGAATGTTGAAGTTGGAAATGCCCTGTTAgacatgtatgtaaaatgtggaagcatgcAGAGGGCATACGAGTTGTTTGACACAATGCCTCAacgaaatgttgtctcatggactgctaTGATTTCAGGATGTGCTCAAAATGGGCTATTTGAAAtggctttggaaactttcaagaaTATGCAACTAGCAGGAGTAAATCCAGACGCTGCAACCTTTGCGAGCGTTTTCCCAGCCTGTGCTAAAATGGAATATTTGGAACAGGGTATTGAATTTCATCAAAGGGTAATGAAATGTGGGTTTTTGTCGAATGTTGTAGTTGGAAATGCCCTCATAAACATGTACGCTAAATGTGGAAGCATACAGAAAGCCCGCAAATTCTTTGACACAATGTCTCAACAAGATGTTGTTTCGTTTAATggaatgattgcaggatatgcacaaaatgggcaCTTTGAAAAAGCTTTGGAGCTTTTCCGGCAAATGCCACAAACAGGTGTCCAGCCTGATAGGCTTACTTTTGTCAACATTCTTCTAGCTTGTGGCAAGATGGGATATTTGGAACTCGGTAttgatatccatcaaagcataaacaGAAGAGGGTATTCGTCAGATGTTGGTGTCGGGTATGCCCTGATAGATATGTACGCAAAATGTAACAGCATACAGAGGGCACGAGAACTGTTTGACACAATGCCAGAACgagatgttgtctcatggactacaatgattgcaggatatgcaaaaAATGGTGTTCTTGAGGAGGCATTACAGCTTTTGAAAGAAATGCCTCAACAGGATGCCATTTCATGGAATGCAATAATTGCACGATATGCACAAGATGGCCTTGTTGAGAAGGCATTGGAGATTTTTaagcaaatgaaattggcaggGGTTACGCCAAATGCAGCAACCTTTGTCAGTATCCTGTCAGCTTGTACCAAAACAGGGGCTTTGGAACAGGGCATGGACATCCATAAAAGTATAAGGAAAATCGGACTTTGCTCAAATGTTTTGGTTGGGAGTTCTCTGATAGACATGTATGCTAAGTGTGGAAACATACGAaaggcacgtgaattgtttgaTGCAATGCCTCAACAAGATGTGGTCTCATGGAcagctatgattgcaggatatggaATGCATGGCTATGGTGAGGATGCCATTGAACTTTTTGAACTAATGAAGCTCTCTCGAACTTACCCTGACCATGTTAGTTTTGTTTGTGTTCTATTTGCATGCAGCCATATAGGTCTAGTCAACAAGGGATGTAAATACTTCAATGAGATGAATGACTCTTATTGCATTATGCCTTCAGTAGATCATTAT ATCACATAA
- the LOC131064549 gene encoding pentatricopeptide repeat-containing protein At2g13600 isoform X3, whose amino-acid sequence MYRALCKEGCLKETLHILPIYIAKDALWDSKLIHSFIAAREFSVVTRIIFQNKLINMYATCGSLVDSRKVFDHMTERDTSSWNVIIAALRKYGFSEETLTLFHQMQRTGLQPDQFTFASILPACAKMGTLEEGMEIHQSITRSGFSSDVIVGNALLDMYVKCRSLHKAHKLFDTMPQRNVVSWTVMIVGHAQNGLLDEALSLFKEIPQQDVVSWTAMISGYAQNGLAEKALENYKQMQLADVKPNSATFVSILSACAKMGALEQGMDIHRSIRQSGLSSNVEVGNALLDMYVKCGSMQRAYELFDTMPQRNVVSWTAMISGCAQNGLFEMALETFKNMQLAGVNPDAATFASVFPACAKMEYLEQGIEFHQRVMKCGFLSNVVVGNALINMYAKCGSIQKARKFFDTMSQQDVVSFNGMIAGYAQNGHFEKALELFRQMPQTGVQPDRLTFVNILLACGKMGYLELGIDIHQSINRRGYSSDVGVGYALIDMYAKCNSIQRARELFDTMPERDVVSWTTMIAGYAKNGVLEEALQLLKEMPQQDAISWNAIIARYAQDGLVEKALEIFKQMKLAGVTPNAATFVSILSACTKTGALEQGMDIHKSIRKIGLCSNVLVGSSLIDMYAKCGNIRKARELFDAMPQQDVVSWTAMIAGYGMHGYAI is encoded by the exons ATGTACAGAGCTCTCTGTAAAGAGGGTTGTTTGAAGGAGACACTGCATATTCTGCCTATCTACATCGCAAAAGATGCGCTTTGGGACAGTAAGCTCATCCATTCTTTCATTGCTGCGAGGGAATTTTCGGTTGTTACAAGAAtcatttttcaaaataaacttatcaatatGTACGCCACTTGCGGAAGCTTAGTGGACTCTCGTAAAGTTTTTGACCACATGACAGAACGAGACACCTCGTCATGGAATGTGATAATCGCCGCTTTGCGAAAATATGGGTTTTCTGAAGAGACATTGACATTGTTTCACCAAATGCAAAGGACAGGTTTACAACctgatcaattcacctttgctagcattctcccagcttgtgccaaaatggggaCTTTGGAGGAGGGTATGGAAATACATCAAAGCATAACCAGAAGTGGGTTTTCCTCGGATGTTATAGTTGGGAATGCCCTACTAGACATGTATGTAAAATGTAGAAGCTTACATAAGGCACACAAACTATTTGACACAATGCCTCAACGGAACGTGGTCTCGTGGACTGTGATGATTGTAGGACATGCACAAAATGGTCTTCTAGATGAGGCTTTAAGCCttttcaaagaaatacctcaacaagatgttgtctcatggactgcgatGATTTCAGGGTACGCCCAAAATGGGCTTGCTGAAAAAGCCTTGGAAAATtataagcaaatgcaattggcagatgTCAAGCCAAACTCGGCAACCTTTGTTAGCATCCTCtcagcttgtgccaaaatgggagctttggaacaaggtatggacatccatcgtaGCATAAGGCAGAGTGGATTATCATCGAATGTTGAAGTTGGAAATGCCCTGTTAgacatgtatgtaaaatgtggaagcatgcAGAGGGCATACGAGTTGTTTGACACAATGCCTCAacgaaatgttgtctcatggactgctaTGATTTCAGGATGTGCTCAAAATGGGCTATTTGAAAtggctttggaaactttcaagaaTATGCAACTAGCAGGAGTAAATCCAGACGCTGCAACCTTTGCGAGCGTTTTCCCAGCCTGTGCTAAAATGGAATATTTGGAACAGGGTATTGAATTTCATCAAAGGGTAATGAAATGTGGGTTTTTGTCGAATGTTGTAGTTGGAAATGCCCTCATAAACATGTACGCTAAATGTGGAAGCATACAGAAAGCCCGCAAATTCTTTGACACAATGTCTCAACAAGATGTTGTTTCGTTTAATggaatgattgcaggatatgcacaaaatgggcaCTTTGAAAAAGCTTTGGAGCTTTTCCGGCAAATGCCACAAACAGGTGTCCAGCCTGATAGGCTTACTTTTGTCAACATTCTTCTAGCTTGTGGCAAGATGGGATATTTGGAACTCGGTAttgatatccatcaaagcataaacaGAAGAGGGTATTCGTCAGATGTTGGTGTCGGGTATGCCCTGATAGATATGTACGCAAAATGTAACAGCATACAGAGGGCACGAGAACTGTTTGACACAATGCCAGAACgagatgttgtctcatggactacaatgattgcaggatatgcaaaaAATGGTGTTCTTGAGGAGGCATTACAGCTTTTGAAAGAAATGCCTCAACAGGATGCCATTTCATGGAATGCAATAATTGCACGATATGCACAAGATGGCCTTGTTGAGAAGGCATTGGAGATTTTTaagcaaatgaaattggcaggGGTTACGCCAAATGCAGCAACCTTTGTCAGTATCCTGTCAGCTTGTACCAAAACAGGGGCTTTGGAACAGGGCATGGACATCCATAAAAGTATAAGGAAAATCGGACTTTGCTCAAATGTTTTGGTTGGGAGTTCTCTGATAGACATGTATGCTAAGTGTGGAAACATACGAaaggcacgtgaattgtttgaTGCAATGCCTCAACAAGATGTGGTCTCATGGAcagctatgattgcaggatatggaATGCATGGCTATG CCATATAG
- the LOC131064549 gene encoding pentatricopeptide repeat-containing protein At2g13600 isoform X2: MYRALCKEGCLKETLHILPIYIAKDALWDSKLIHSFIAAREFSVVTRIIFQNKLINMYATCGSLVDSRKVFDHMTERDTSSWNVIIAALRKYGFSEETLTLFHQMQRTGLQPDQFTFASILPACAKMGTLEEGMEIHQSITRSGFSSDVIVGNALLDMYVKCRSLHKAHKLFDTMPQRNVVSWTVMIVGHAQNGLLDEALSLFKEIPQQDVVSWTAMISGYAQNGLAEKALENYKQMQLADVKPNSATFVSILSACAKMGALEQGMDIHRSIRQSGLSSNVEVGNALLDMYVKCGSMQRAYELFDTMPQRNVVSWTAMISGCAQNGLFEMALETFKNMQLAGVNPDAATFASVFPACAKMEYLEQGIEFHQRVMKCGFLSNVVVGNALINMYAKCGSIQKARKFFDTMSQQDVVSFNGMIAGYAQNGHFEKALELFRQMPQTGVQPDRLTFVNILLACGKMGYLELGIDIHQSINRRGYSSDVGVGYALIDMYAKCNSIQRARELFDTMPERDVVSWTTMIAGYAKNGVLEEALQLLKEMPQQDAISWNAIIARYAQDGLVEKALEIFKQMKLAGVTPNAATFVSILSACTKTGALEQGMDIHKSIRKIGLCSNVLVGSSLIDMYAKCGNIRKARELFDAMPQQDVVSWTAMIAGYGMHGYDHIRTYG; encoded by the exons ATGTACAGAGCTCTCTGTAAAGAGGGTTGTTTGAAGGAGACACTGCATATTCTGCCTATCTACATCGCAAAAGATGCGCTTTGGGACAGTAAGCTCATCCATTCTTTCATTGCTGCGAGGGAATTTTCGGTTGTTACAAGAAtcatttttcaaaataaacttatcaatatGTACGCCACTTGCGGAAGCTTAGTGGACTCTCGTAAAGTTTTTGACCACATGACAGAACGAGACACCTCGTCATGGAATGTGATAATCGCCGCTTTGCGAAAATATGGGTTTTCTGAAGAGACATTGACATTGTTTCACCAAATGCAAAGGACAGGTTTACAACctgatcaattcacctttgctagcattctcccagcttgtgccaaaatggggaCTTTGGAGGAGGGTATGGAAATACATCAAAGCATAACCAGAAGTGGGTTTTCCTCGGATGTTATAGTTGGGAATGCCCTACTAGACATGTATGTAAAATGTAGAAGCTTACATAAGGCACACAAACTATTTGACACAATGCCTCAACGGAACGTGGTCTCGTGGACTGTGATGATTGTAGGACATGCACAAAATGGTCTTCTAGATGAGGCTTTAAGCCttttcaaagaaatacctcaacaagatgttgtctcatggactgcgatGATTTCAGGGTACGCCCAAAATGGGCTTGCTGAAAAAGCCTTGGAAAATtataagcaaatgcaattggcagatgTCAAGCCAAACTCGGCAACCTTTGTTAGCATCCTCtcagcttgtgccaaaatgggagctttggaacaaggtatggacatccatcgtaGCATAAGGCAGAGTGGATTATCATCGAATGTTGAAGTTGGAAATGCCCTGTTAgacatgtatgtaaaatgtggaagcatgcAGAGGGCATACGAGTTGTTTGACACAATGCCTCAacgaaatgttgtctcatggactgctaTGATTTCAGGATGTGCTCAAAATGGGCTATTTGAAAtggctttggaaactttcaagaaTATGCAACTAGCAGGAGTAAATCCAGACGCTGCAACCTTTGCGAGCGTTTTCCCAGCCTGTGCTAAAATGGAATATTTGGAACAGGGTATTGAATTTCATCAAAGGGTAATGAAATGTGGGTTTTTGTCGAATGTTGTAGTTGGAAATGCCCTCATAAACATGTACGCTAAATGTGGAAGCATACAGAAAGCCCGCAAATTCTTTGACACAATGTCTCAACAAGATGTTGTTTCGTTTAATggaatgattgcaggatatgcacaaaatgggcaCTTTGAAAAAGCTTTGGAGCTTTTCCGGCAAATGCCACAAACAGGTGTCCAGCCTGATAGGCTTACTTTTGTCAACATTCTTCTAGCTTGTGGCAAGATGGGATATTTGGAACTCGGTAttgatatccatcaaagcataaacaGAAGAGGGTATTCGTCAGATGTTGGTGTCGGGTATGCCCTGATAGATATGTACGCAAAATGTAACAGCATACAGAGGGCACGAGAACTGTTTGACACAATGCCAGAACgagatgttgtctcatggactacaatgattgcaggatatgcaaaaAATGGTGTTCTTGAGGAGGCATTACAGCTTTTGAAAGAAATGCCTCAACAGGATGCCATTTCATGGAATGCAATAATTGCACGATATGCACAAGATGGCCTTGTTGAGAAGGCATTGGAGATTTTTaagcaaatgaaattggcaggGGTTACGCCAAATGCAGCAACCTTTGTCAGTATCCTGTCAGCTTGTACCAAAACAGGGGCTTTGGAACAGGGCATGGACATCCATAAAAGTATAAGGAAAATCGGACTTTGCTCAAATGTTTTGGTTGGGAGTTCTCTGATAGACATGTATGCTAAGTGTGGAAACATACGAaaggcacgtgaattgtttgaTGCAATGCCTCAACAAGATGTGGTCTCATGGAcagctatgattgcaggatatggaATGCATGGCTATG ATCACATAAGGACGTACGGCTAG